A genomic window from Microbacterium sp. H1-D42 includes:
- a CDS encoding SatD family protein, which produces MVIAVIADIIGSRRLDDRAAAQRVFDETIARTERAHPFAEQPLRPTVGDEQQGVYRTLDDALVALLLLQLALPDGIEFRFGLGIGGIRAIESEHRQLSDGPGWWAARDAIEQVHARQQRAVPTARTWIVGAPEQTEVMDTVIRASNAYLLARDEIIVRMTERERRLAFGRIDGISQAALAKQEGITQPSVSKALRTSGAAALIEGLALLRGVGA; this is translated from the coding sequence ATGGTCATTGCAGTGATCGCCGACATCATCGGCTCCCGCAGGCTGGATGATCGGGCAGCCGCGCAGCGGGTGTTCGACGAGACGATCGCGCGCACAGAACGCGCGCACCCGTTCGCCGAGCAGCCGCTGCGGCCGACAGTGGGCGATGAGCAGCAGGGCGTCTACCGCACGCTCGATGATGCGCTCGTCGCTCTGCTGCTGCTGCAACTCGCCCTGCCGGACGGGATCGAGTTTCGGTTCGGGCTGGGCATCGGCGGCATCCGCGCCATCGAGTCCGAGCATCGCCAGCTCTCCGACGGGCCGGGGTGGTGGGCCGCGCGCGACGCGATCGAGCAGGTGCACGCCCGGCAGCAGCGCGCCGTGCCGACGGCGCGCACCTGGATTGTCGGTGCTCCCGAGCAGACTGAGGTCATGGACACCGTGATCCGGGCATCCAATGCCTATCTGCTCGCGCGCGACGAGATCATCGTGCGCATGACCGAACGCGAGCGGCGCCTCGCGTTCGGGCGCATCGACGGCATCTCGCAGGCGGCCCTCGCGAAGCAGGAGGGCATCACCCAGCCATCGGTGTCGAAGGCGCTGCGCACGTCCGGTGCCGCGGCCCTCATCGAGGGACTGGCGCTGCTGCGAGGGGTGGGCGCATGA
- the argH gene encoding argininosuccinate lyase yields MADAHGTNEGALWGARFAGGPSPELAELSRSTHFDWILAPYDIAGSHAHATALEAAGYLQADEARIMHEGLDALAAKYAEGTLLPDPGDEDVHGALEKALIAEVGAEVGGRLRAGRSRNDQIATLVRMYLIDHARVIARDLLRVIDALVAQAEAHPDAILPGRTHLQHAQPVLLAHHLQAHAWPLVRELERLVDWRVRAGVSPYGGGALAGSTLGLDPALVARELGLDRPAENSLDGTSARDVVAEFAFIAAMTGIDLSRLSEEIILWNTREFGFVTLDDAYSTGSSIMPQKKNPDIAELARGKSGRLIGNLSGLLATLKGLPLAYNRDLQEDKEPVFDSVQTLEVVLPAFAGMIATLRFDTARMAELAPQGFSLATDVAEWLVKQRVPFRDAHEISGALVRACEERGMGLEDADDELLASVSPHLTPEVRGVLSIEGSVASRAGVGGTAPVRVGEQRAELVARAQAAAHALGL; encoded by the coding sequence ATGGCTGACGCACACGGCACGAACGAGGGTGCTCTCTGGGGCGCCCGCTTCGCCGGAGGGCCCTCGCCCGAACTCGCCGAGCTGAGTCGCTCCACGCATTTCGACTGGATCCTCGCGCCCTACGACATCGCGGGCTCGCATGCGCACGCCACGGCCCTGGAGGCTGCCGGGTATCTGCAGGCCGACGAGGCCCGCATCATGCACGAGGGGCTCGACGCGCTCGCCGCGAAGTACGCCGAAGGCACCCTGCTGCCCGACCCGGGTGATGAGGACGTGCACGGTGCCCTCGAGAAGGCGCTCATCGCCGAGGTCGGTGCTGAGGTGGGCGGGCGCCTGCGCGCCGGCCGCAGCCGCAATGACCAGATCGCCACGCTCGTGCGGATGTATCTCATCGACCACGCGCGTGTGATCGCCCGCGACCTGCTGCGCGTGATCGATGCACTCGTCGCACAGGCCGAGGCGCATCCGGATGCCATCCTGCCTGGGCGCACCCATCTGCAGCACGCACAGCCGGTGCTGCTCGCCCACCACCTGCAGGCACACGCCTGGCCGCTGGTGCGCGAACTCGAGCGTCTCGTCGACTGGCGTGTCCGCGCCGGTGTCTCGCCGTACGGCGGGGGAGCGCTGGCCGGCTCCACGCTCGGGCTCGACCCGGCGCTGGTCGCCCGCGAACTGGGCCTCGACCGCCCGGCCGAGAACTCGCTCGATGGCACCTCGGCCCGCGACGTGGTCGCGGAGTTCGCGTTCATCGCGGCGATGACTGGCATTGATCTGTCCCGGCTCAGCGAGGAGATCATCCTCTGGAACACGCGTGAGTTCGGCTTCGTCACACTGGATGACGCGTACTCGACGGGGTCGAGCATCATGCCGCAGAAGAAGAACCCCGATATCGCCGAGCTCGCACGCGGCAAGTCCGGGCGACTCATCGGCAACCTGTCGGGGCTCCTGGCGACGCTCAAGGGGCTGCCGCTCGCGTACAACCGCGATCTGCAGGAGGACAAGGAGCCGGTCTTCGACTCGGTGCAGACTCTCGAGGTGGTGCTGCCGGCGTTCGCGGGCATGATCGCCACGCTGCGCTTCGACACCGCGCGGATGGCCGAACTCGCACCGCAGGGCTTTTCGCTCGCGACCGACGTCGCCGAGTGGCTCGTCAAGCAGCGCGTGCCGTTCCGGGATGCGCACGAGATCTCCGGTGCGCTGGTGCGCGCCTGCGAGGAGCGCGGCATGGGCCTCGAGGATGCTGATGATGAGCTGCTGGCATCCGTGTCGCCGCATCTGACTCCCGAGGTGCGCGGAGTGCTCTCGATCGAGGGGTCGGTCGCGTCGCGTGCCGGCGTCGGAGGCACCGCTCCGGTGCGGGTGGGGGAGCAGCGCGCCGAGCTGGTCGCGCGGGCGCAGGCCGCCGCGCACGCGCTCGGGCTCTGA
- a CDS encoding DUF4184 family protein, with the protein MPFTPSHAVIALPFVRTPLVPAAIAIGAMTPDLPLFLRGAGLPYGFTHSPANIVWTTLVAFVLFLIWRVVLRPGLVALAPEFVASRLPEQWRTTGKAAVSDAIGSRDRPSYPLLLALSLMIGVLSHIVWDMFTHEGRWGVVSLPVLDEMWGPLLGYKWLQYGSSVVGMLILGVYALLWLRRRPVQPRSRLLPAWVGWVWLATLPVVLITAWMIGLAAYGPITPGFTLQHLAYRTLPLASGLWGALTVLLCVVIVLLPRRTSAVEVEDSRSYAR; encoded by the coding sequence GTGCCCTTCACTCCGAGCCACGCCGTCATCGCGCTGCCCTTCGTGCGCACGCCGCTGGTGCCGGCGGCGATCGCGATCGGTGCGATGACGCCGGACCTGCCACTGTTCCTTCGGGGTGCGGGGCTGCCATACGGTTTCACCCACTCACCGGCCAATATCGTCTGGACGACGCTGGTCGCGTTCGTGCTGTTCCTGATCTGGCGGGTGGTGCTGCGTCCTGGGCTCGTCGCGCTGGCGCCGGAATTCGTGGCGTCGCGACTACCCGAACAGTGGCGGACAACAGGCAAGGCAGCGGTGTCGGATGCCATCGGTTCGCGCGACCGGCCGAGCTATCCGCTGCTGCTGGCGCTCTCGCTGATGATCGGCGTGCTGTCGCACATCGTCTGGGACATGTTCACGCATGAGGGGCGCTGGGGAGTCGTGTCGCTCCCGGTGCTCGACGAGATGTGGGGTCCGCTGCTCGGGTACAAGTGGCTGCAGTACGGCTCGAGCGTGGTGGGGATGCTGATCCTCGGCGTCTACGCGCTGCTGTGGCTGCGGCGCCGTCCCGTGCAGCCGCGTTCACGGCTTCTGCCCGCGTGGGTGGGGTGGGTCTGGCTGGCCACCCTTCCGGTGGTGCTGATCACGGCCTGGATGATCGGCCTCGCCGCATACGGTCCGATCACGCCGGGATTCACTCTGCAGCATCTCGCATATCGCACCCTGCCGCTGGCATCCGGGCTGTGGGGTGCGCTCACGGTGCTGCTCTGCGTGGTCATCGTGCTGCTGCCGCGGCGGACTTCTGCCGTCGAAGTGGAAGACTCCCGCTCCTACGCGCGTTGA
- the argJ gene encoding bifunctional glutamate N-acetyltransferase/amino-acid acetyltransferase ArgJ, translating into MSVTAPQGFEAAGVAAGLKSTGKPDVAVVVNRGPRKVGAAVFTTNRAKANPILWSEKVIADRVVEAIVLNSGGANCFTGSFGFQTSHLTAEKAAELLQVSAGDVLVCSTGLIGTGDEVFRGKVLDGVERGIAALSAEGGQSAAEAIMTTDTVAKTATVARDGWTIGGMAKGAGMLAPGLATMLVVLTTDADLDAAEADAVLRRATGVTFDRLDSDGCMSTNDQVTLLANGASGIRPDLDDFAAALTALSRELAEKLQQDAEGASHDITIEVKNAATEIDAVEVGRSVARNNLFKAAIFGNDPNWGRVLAAIGTTTAEFDPYDVDVSMNGVRVCSAGGPDRPREEVDLTPRATHLEIDLKSGDATATILTNDLTHDYVHENSAYAS; encoded by the coding sequence GTGAGCGTCACCGCACCCCAGGGCTTCGAGGCGGCAGGCGTCGCTGCGGGGCTGAAGTCCACCGGCAAGCCCGATGTCGCCGTCGTCGTCAACCGCGGCCCCCGCAAGGTCGGTGCGGCCGTCTTCACCACGAACCGCGCCAAGGCGAATCCGATCCTGTGGTCGGAGAAGGTGATCGCTGATCGCGTCGTCGAGGCGATCGTGCTGAACTCCGGCGGTGCGAACTGCTTCACCGGCTCGTTCGGGTTCCAGACCAGCCACCTCACCGCCGAGAAGGCGGCCGAACTGCTGCAGGTCAGTGCCGGCGACGTGCTCGTCTGCTCCACCGGCCTGATCGGCACCGGCGACGAGGTGTTCCGCGGCAAGGTGCTCGACGGCGTCGAGCGCGGCATCGCAGCGCTCAGCGCCGAAGGCGGGCAGTCAGCAGCCGAGGCGATCATGACGACAGACACCGTCGCGAAGACGGCCACGGTCGCGCGAGACGGATGGACGATCGGCGGCATGGCCAAGGGCGCAGGCATGCTCGCGCCAGGCCTGGCGACGATGCTCGTCGTGCTCACCACCGATGCGGATCTCGACGCGGCGGAAGCGGATGCTGTGCTGCGCCGCGCCACCGGCGTCACCTTCGACCGGCTCGACTCCGACGGATGCATGTCGACGAACGATCAGGTCACACTGCTCGCGAACGGTGCCAGTGGCATCCGTCCCGACCTGGACGACTTCGCCGCCGCTCTCACCGCGCTCAGCCGCGAGCTCGCCGAGAAGCTGCAGCAGGACGCCGAGGGCGCAAGCCACGACATCACCATCGAGGTGAAGAACGCCGCGACCGAGATCGATGCGGTCGAGGTGGGACGCTCTGTCGCGCGGAACAACCTGTTCAAGGCCGCCATCTTCGGCAACGACCCGAACTGGGGCCGCGTGCTCGCGGCGATCGGCACCACCACGGCCGAGTTCGACCCCTACGACGTCGACGTGTCGATGAACGGCGTGCGCGTGTGCAGCGCCGGCGGCCCAGACCGTCCCCGCGAAGAAGTCGACCTCACCCCGCGCGCGACGCACCTCGAGATCGACCTGAAGTCCGGCGACGCGACCGCCACGATCCTCACCAACGACCTGACCCACGACTACGTGCACGAGAACAGCGCCTACGCCTCATGA
- the argF gene encoding ornithine carbamoyltransferase: MTRHLLRDDDLTRAEQTEILDLALELKKDRWANKALAGPQTVAVIFDKSSTRTRVSFAVGIADLGGSPLIISTANSQLGGKETPSDTARVLERQVAAIVWRTYAQSGIEEMARGTRVPVINALSDDFHPCQLLADLLTIREHKGELAGLTLTFFGDGRSNMAHSYLLAGVTAGMHVRITSPAAYAPRPDVVAAAEVRAAETGGSVTLLSDPREAALGADVVVTDTWVSMGKEEEKIVRLRELGGYKVTTEIMSLADPDAIFIHCLPADRGYEVDSEVIDGPQSVVWDEAENRLHAQKALLVWLLDKQEQDA, translated from the coding sequence ATGACCCGCCACCTGCTTCGCGACGACGATCTGACCCGTGCCGAGCAGACCGAGATCCTCGATCTCGCGCTCGAGCTGAAGAAGGACCGCTGGGCCAACAAGGCTCTCGCAGGCCCGCAGACCGTCGCGGTGATCTTCGACAAGTCCTCCACCCGCACGCGGGTCTCGTTCGCCGTCGGCATCGCCGACCTCGGCGGCTCGCCACTGATCATCTCGACCGCCAACAGCCAGCTCGGCGGCAAGGAGACCCCCTCCGACACCGCCCGCGTGCTGGAGCGCCAGGTCGCCGCGATCGTCTGGCGCACATACGCGCAGTCGGGTATCGAGGAGATGGCGCGCGGCACTCGGGTGCCGGTCATCAATGCGCTCTCGGATGACTTCCATCCGTGCCAGCTGCTCGCCGACCTGCTCACGATCCGTGAGCACAAGGGCGAACTCGCCGGGCTCACTCTGACCTTCTTCGGCGACGGCCGCAGCAACATGGCGCACTCGTACCTGCTCGCCGGTGTCACCGCCGGGATGCACGTGCGCATCACCTCGCCTGCGGCCTACGCACCGCGCCCCGACGTCGTCGCCGCCGCCGAGGTGCGCGCAGCCGAGACCGGTGGATCGGTCACCCTGCTCAGCGACCCGCGCGAGGCGGCGCTCGGCGCTGACGTCGTCGTCACCGACACGTGGGTGTCGATGGGCAAGGAGGAGGAGAAGATCGTCCGCCTGCGCGAACTCGGCGGATACAAGGTCACCACCGAGATCATGTCGCTGGCCGACCCCGATGCGATCTTCATCCACTGCCTTCCCGCCGACCGCGGCTACGAGGTCGACTCCGAGGTCATCGATGGTCCGCAGAGCGTGGTCTGGGACGAGGCCGAGAACCGACTGCACGCGCAGAAGGCGCTGCTGGTCTGGCTGCTCGACAAGCAGGAGCAGGACGCATGA
- a CDS encoding CoA transferase, with amino-acid sequence MPVPLPSHLPVGPLALDSVVAAGRAIAGSGGSAPDPLRIAAAYRSDRHLLIDGEAPEVWAPLSGFWQTSDGWVRTHGNYPHHAAALHLGLELPDGSTSADVLARLNTMTVSDAVSSISRAGGLCVPVRQQDPAYDEALRQHPIVEVERAGDAAPRALPHGTAARPLEGVRVLDLTRVIAGPVATRTLAFAGADVLRIDPPQRPEFAWQHFDTGHGKRTALLDIASEPERFEGLLAGADVVVLGYRADGLSRLGLSPGQLAARHPHLVIAQLSAWPGGHSPRGFDSLVQAESGIAWLESPDGGETPGALPAQGLDHSAGYLLAAGIVDALRRREGDGGTWVVRTSLRRIAAELLGMPRASEQREVGDPPSDPATQSFEVGGQTITTVAPAVSWPGGPTHFEPPRVWGSDLPVW; translated from the coding sequence ATGCCCGTCCCCCTCCCGTCGCACCTGCCGGTCGGCCCCCTCGCCTTGGACAGCGTGGTCGCCGCAGGCAGAGCCATCGCCGGCAGCGGCGGCTCAGCCCCCGATCCCCTCCGCATCGCTGCCGCCTATCGCAGCGACCGGCACCTGCTCATCGACGGCGAGGCGCCCGAGGTGTGGGCGCCGCTCTCCGGGTTCTGGCAGACCTCTGACGGCTGGGTGCGCACGCACGGCAACTACCCGCATCATGCCGCCGCCCTGCACCTCGGCCTCGAGCTGCCAGACGGCAGCACATCGGCGGACGTCCTGGCACGTCTCAACACGATGACCGTGAGCGATGCGGTCAGCTCGATCTCCAGGGCCGGTGGGCTCTGCGTGCCGGTGCGGCAGCAGGATCCCGCATACGACGAAGCGCTGCGCCAGCATCCGATCGTCGAGGTCGAGCGCGCCGGCGACGCGGCGCCTCGCGCTCTCCCCCACGGGACGGCCGCTCGCCCACTCGAAGGCGTGCGCGTTCTCGACCTCACCAGGGTGATCGCGGGGCCCGTCGCCACACGCACTCTCGCCTTCGCCGGAGCGGACGTGCTGCGGATCGACCCGCCGCAGCGCCCCGAGTTCGCCTGGCAGCACTTCGACACCGGTCATGGCAAGCGCACGGCGCTGCTCGACATCGCGTCCGAGCCGGAACGTTTCGAGGGACTTCTCGCCGGGGCCGATGTCGTCGTGCTCGGGTATCGCGCGGACGGCCTGAGTCGGCTCGGCCTGTCCCCGGGGCAGCTCGCCGCGCGGCATCCGCACCTGGTCATCGCACAGCTGTCCGCCTGGCCAGGCGGGCACTCACCCCGAGGATTCGACAGCCTGGTGCAGGCGGAGTCGGGCATCGCCTGGCTCGAGTCGCCAGACGGCGGCGAGACCCCGGGTGCCCTACCCGCGCAGGGCCTTGATCATTCGGCCGGGTACCTGCTCGCGGCCGGCATCGTCGACGCCCTGCGGCGTCGAGAGGGCGACGGAGGAACGTGGGTCGTGCGCACCTCGCTGCGGCGGATCGCCGCAGAACTGCTCGGGATGCCCCGCGCGAGCGAACAGCGGGAGGTCGGCGATCCGCCGTCCGACCCCGCGACGCAATCGTTCGAGGTCGGCGGTCAGACGATCACGACTGTCGCCCCCGCGGTGAGCTGGCCCGGCGGCCCCACGCACTTCGAGCCGCCACGGGTCTGGGGCTCTGACCTGCCCGTCTGGTGA
- a CDS encoding acetylornithine transaminase produces MTNWNDDASRDLMSLGGRLALLTHGEGSWVWDADENRYLDFLGGIAVNCLGHAHPVFVEAVSTQAATLSHVSNYFATPAQLEIAARLKRLAGTGEKGRVFLANSGTEANEMAIKLARLHGARFAEADGAGRTRILVVEGAFHGRTMGALSLTPKAAYRDPFLPAVPDVVTVERSLESLEAAFAEGGIAAMIVEPIQGEAGVVELPEGFLARARALTTENDALLILDEVQTGSGRTGEWFAFQREGVIPDAVTLAKSIGAGFPLGALITFAGASDLFYPGTHNSTFGGNPLASAVANAVLGFIEDEHVLDNVNARGAELRAGVEGLPLVTGTTGAGLLIGIRLSAPVAAEVRAAAHERGLIINAPTTDVIRIAPAYTIGDAEVAEFLTLFGAALADVAASASTQENHA; encoded by the coding sequence ATGACGAACTGGAATGACGACGCCTCGCGCGACCTGATGAGCCTCGGCGGGCGGCTCGCGCTGCTCACGCACGGTGAGGGCTCGTGGGTCTGGGATGCCGATGAGAACCGCTACCTGGACTTCCTCGGCGGCATCGCCGTGAACTGTCTCGGGCATGCGCACCCCGTGTTCGTCGAGGCCGTCTCGACGCAGGCAGCCACCCTCTCGCACGTGTCGAACTACTTCGCCACCCCCGCGCAGCTCGAGATCGCCGCGCGGCTGAAGCGCCTGGCCGGCACCGGTGAGAAGGGCCGCGTGTTCCTCGCGAACTCGGGCACCGAGGCGAACGAGATGGCGATCAAGCTCGCCCGTCTGCACGGCGCCCGGTTCGCCGAGGCGGATGGGGCCGGCCGCACCCGCATCCTCGTCGTGGAAGGCGCCTTCCACGGCCGCACCATGGGCGCGCTGTCGCTCACGCCGAAGGCGGCTTATCGCGACCCGTTCCTGCCGGCCGTGCCGGATGTCGTCACCGTCGAGCGCTCACTCGAGAGCCTCGAGGCCGCCTTCGCCGAGGGTGGCATCGCCGCGATGATCGTCGAGCCGATCCAGGGTGAGGCCGGTGTCGTCGAGCTGCCAGAAGGCTTCCTCGCACGAGCGCGGGCACTGACGACCGAGAACGACGCGCTGCTCATCCTCGACGAGGTGCAGACCGGCTCAGGGCGCACCGGCGAGTGGTTCGCGTTCCAGCGCGAGGGCGTGATCCCTGATGCCGTCACGCTCGCCAAGAGCATCGGCGCCGGCTTCCCGCTCGGAGCCCTGATCACCTTCGCCGGTGCGAGTGACCTGTTCTACCCCGGCACGCACAACTCGACGTTCGGAGGCAACCCACTGGCCAGTGCGGTGGCCAACGCCGTCCTCGGCTTCATCGAGGACGAGCACGTGCTCGACAACGTCAATGCCCGCGGCGCCGAGCTGCGCGCCGGCGTCGAGGGCCTGCCACTGGTCACCGGCACAACCGGGGCGGGTCTGCTCATCGGCATCCGACTGTCTGCGCCCGTCGCCGCCGAGGTGAGGGCGGCCGCCCACGAACGCGGCCTCATCATCAACGCGCCCACCACCGATGTCATCCGCATCGCCCCCGCCTACACGATCGGCGACGCCGAGGTGGCGGAGTTCCTCACCCTGTTCGGCGCGGCGCTTGCCGACGTCGCCGCATCCGCTTCCACTCAGGAGAACCACGCATGA
- the tyrS gene encoding tyrosine--tRNA ligase has translation MSETALTTAPVALDPTFENVWDELVWRGLVHVSTDQEALRALLAGDPITYYCGFDPTAPSLHLGNLVQLLTLRRIQLAGHKPLGLVGGSTGLIGDPRPTAERTLNTPETVAEWVGRLRAQVERFLSFDGDNAARIVNNLDWTAPMSAIEFLREIGKHYRVGTMLKKDAVAARLNSDAGISYTEFSYQILQGMDYLELFRQYDCVLQTGGSDQWGNLTSGTDLIHRVEGASAHAIGTPLITNSDGTKFGKSEGNAIWLDADMCSPYRMYQFWLSTTDGDVIDRLKVFTFLSRAEIEEYAALVEAEPFRRAAQKRLALEVVATVHGADATAAVIAASDALFGQGDLSSLDATTLRTALDELPNATVQPGTPVVDALVATGLVSSASEARRAISQGGVTLDGERVADDSATVQGSLPGGVSVLRRGKKTLAGVFIG, from the coding sequence GTGTCTGAAACCGCTCTGACGACTGCGCCCGTGGCGCTCGACCCGACGTTCGAGAACGTGTGGGACGAGCTGGTCTGGCGTGGCCTCGTCCACGTGTCCACCGATCAGGAGGCGCTGCGCGCCCTTCTCGCCGGGGATCCGATCACGTATTACTGCGGCTTCGACCCGACCGCTCCCAGCCTGCACCTCGGCAACCTGGTGCAGCTGCTGACTCTGCGTCGCATCCAGCTCGCCGGTCACAAGCCGCTGGGCCTCGTCGGCGGCTCGACCGGACTCATCGGCGACCCCCGACCGACCGCCGAGCGCACGCTGAACACTCCGGAGACCGTTGCGGAGTGGGTGGGTCGCCTGCGTGCCCAGGTCGAGCGATTCCTCAGCTTCGACGGTGACAACGCCGCGCGCATCGTCAACAACCTCGACTGGACGGCTCCGATGAGCGCCATCGAGTTCCTGCGCGAGATCGGCAAGCACTACCGCGTCGGCACGATGCTGAAGAAGGATGCTGTCGCCGCCCGGCTGAACTCGGATGCCGGCATCAGCTACACCGAGTTCAGTTACCAGATCCTGCAGGGGATGGACTACCTCGAGCTGTTCCGCCAGTACGACTGCGTGCTGCAGACCGGTGGAAGCGACCAGTGGGGCAACCTCACCAGCGGCACCGACCTGATCCACCGCGTCGAAGGGGCCTCCGCGCACGCGATCGGCACTCCGCTGATCACGAACAGCGACGGGACCAAGTTCGGCAAGAGCGAGGGCAACGCGATCTGGCTCGATGCCGACATGTGCAGTCCGTACCGCATGTACCAGTTCTGGCTCAGCACGACGGACGGTGATGTGATCGACCGGCTCAAGGTCTTCACGTTCCTCAGCCGCGCCGAGATCGAAGAGTACGCGGCGCTGGTCGAGGCGGAGCCGTTCCGTCGCGCCGCGCAGAAGCGGCTCGCGCTCGAGGTCGTCGCCACCGTGCACGGGGCGGATGCCACGGCGGCCGTCATCGCAGCATCCGACGCTCTGTTCGGGCAGGGCGACCTGTCCTCACTCGATGCGACCACGCTGCGCACCGCACTCGACGAGCTGCCGAACGCGACTGTGCAGCCGGGGACGCCTGTCGTCGACGCACTCGTCGCCACGGGACTCGTCTCGAGTGCCTCCGAGGCGCGACGTGCGATCTCGCAGGGCGGCGTCACGCTGGACGGCGAGCGGGTGGCCGATGACAGCGCGACGGTGCAGGGCTCGCTGCCCGGCGGCGTCTCCGTGCTGCGCCGCGGCAAGAAGACGCTCGCAGGCGTGTTCATCGGCTGA
- the argB gene encoding acetylglutamate kinase gives MTDLQDTAPEEAADKAATLIESLPWLKRFRDQIVVVKYGGNAMVSDELQEAFAQDIAYLRYVGVQPVVVHGGGPQISNMLDRLAIPSEFKGGYRVTNTEAISVVRMVLTGQVNPTLVAKINSHGPIATGLSGEDAGLFGGRRRGVVIDGEEVDLGRVGDVVQVDPTPVVDHLAAGRIPVVSSIAPDLDHPGQSLNVNADAAAAALAIALGARKLVILTDVAGLYADWPNRDSLVSHITSTDLTQMLPKLESGMIPKMRACLDAVEGGVDAAAIIDGRVPHSVLVELFTSKGIGTEVVAGGAVTA, from the coding sequence ATGACAGACCTTCAGGACACCGCCCCAGAGGAAGCCGCCGACAAGGCAGCCACCCTCATCGAATCGCTGCCTTGGCTGAAGAGGTTCCGCGACCAGATCGTCGTCGTCAAGTACGGCGGCAACGCGATGGTGAGCGACGAGCTACAGGAGGCCTTCGCACAGGACATCGCCTACCTGCGCTACGTCGGCGTGCAGCCAGTGGTCGTGCACGGCGGCGGCCCGCAGATCTCCAACATGCTCGACCGCCTCGCGATCCCCAGTGAGTTCAAGGGCGGTTATCGGGTCACCAACACCGAGGCGATCAGCGTCGTGCGCATGGTGCTCACCGGGCAGGTCAACCCGACCCTGGTGGCGAAGATCAACTCGCACGGTCCGATCGCGACCGGCCTGAGCGGCGAGGACGCCGGCCTGTTCGGCGGCCGCCGTCGCGGCGTGGTCATCGACGGCGAAGAGGTCGATCTCGGCCGGGTGGGCGACGTCGTACAGGTCGATCCGACCCCGGTGGTCGATCACCTGGCAGCAGGACGCATCCCCGTGGTCTCGTCGATCGCGCCCGACCTGGATCATCCAGGTCAGTCGCTGAACGTCAACGCGGATGCCGCCGCGGCAGCATTGGCGATCGCACTCGGCGCCCGCAAGCTGGTCATCCTCACCGATGTCGCCGGCCTCTATGCGGACTGGCCGAACCGCGACTCACTGGTCTCGCACATCACGTCGACGGATCTCACGCAGATGCTGCCGAAGCTGGAATCGGGCATGATCCCGAAGATGCGCGCGTGCCTCGACGCCGTCGAGGGCGGAGTGGATGCTGCCGCCATCATCGACGGGCGAGTGCCGCACTCGGTGCTCGTCGAACTGTTCACCAGCAAGGGAATCGGCACGGAAGTCGTCGCCGGAGGGGCGGTCACCGCATGA